In Gimesia benthica, a single window of DNA contains:
- a CDS encoding alpha/beta hydrolase, with translation MTPAPQVMTSAAGDYSRNLWLVPGPRDSVHPLCLFLDAEHYLRDMDCLPLISKLMAGGQIPPLTLAFVSHVSSEDRQRDYLWNPRYAQFLAEDVVPWVCARSNARTEGNLICGLSLSGLAAAHVAFQYPGLFSQVLCQSGSFWWLAQQELELPVNHARFWLSVGDQETETEVTHPPSGLYQEISQIEGVEWAAAAFQDQGATVHYQQYKGGHAIAPWRAELPAALCWLLAAQQVDNGVHSQGIS, from the coding sequence GTGACTCCTGCGCCTCAGGTCATGACTTCCGCTGCTGGTGATTATTCCCGAAACCTCTGGCTGGTGCCGGGACCGCGGGACAGCGTGCATCCACTCTGTCTGTTTCTGGACGCCGAACATTATCTCCGCGATATGGACTGTCTGCCGCTGATCAGTAAGTTGATGGCGGGAGGGCAGATTCCTCCCCTGACGCTGGCCTTCGTTTCTCATGTCAGCAGTGAAGATCGCCAGCGGGATTATCTCTGGAACCCGCGTTATGCGCAATTTCTCGCGGAGGACGTCGTTCCCTGGGTGTGTGCCCGTTCCAATGCGCGGACTGAGGGGAACCTCATCTGTGGTCTGAGCCTGAGCGGTCTGGCTGCGGCGCATGTCGCGTTTCAGTATCCCGGGCTGTTCAGCCAGGTGTTGTGCCAGTCGGGTTCGTTCTGGTGGCTCGCACAGCAGGAACTGGAGCTGCCTGTGAATCATGCGCGGTTCTGGTTGAGCGTGGGGGATCAGGAGACCGAGACCGAGGTGACGCATCCCCCGTCAGGCCTGTACCAGGAGATTTCGCAGATCGAAGGCGTGGAATGGGCAGCAGCCGCGTTTCAGGATCAGGGGGCCACGGTGCATTATCAGCAGTACAAGGGGGGGCATGCGATTGCGCCCTGGCGGGCCGAGTTGCCTGCGGCGCTCTGCTGGTTGCTGGCGGCGCAGCAGGTGGATAACGGCGTACATTCGCAGGGGATTTCCTGA
- a CDS encoding DUF4261 domain-containing protein: MDTIVCIPMSIKGPEELLPLVMNETGGKYLYAGSILMSVEHKFSAHCEFGEHDDQISVAFQLGGQGSISGEDIAMLDTHQCVLYLIWPNAGLNELYRLHALINVCLDCGGLGVKFENSGVAHSAADWRAKNFAEDTLDLLQSHVMLVGCETHFYSTGMHIFGMPDAAVPATVENREAAFLLTEFNHYQMCESPVFEEGHTFSTSADAPYYRISRKDDWINADEECFANPFGRYLLEPLDLPA, translated from the coding sequence GTGGATACCATCGTCTGTATTCCGATGTCAATTAAAGGACCGGAGGAACTGCTGCCGCTGGTTATGAATGAGACCGGGGGCAAGTACCTTTATGCCGGTTCCATTTTGATGTCGGTCGAACATAAATTCTCAGCGCATTGTGAATTCGGTGAGCACGATGACCAGATTTCCGTCGCCTTTCAACTGGGAGGGCAGGGAAGCATCAGCGGTGAAGATATCGCGATGCTGGATACGCATCAGTGTGTGCTGTACCTGATCTGGCCCAATGCGGGGCTGAATGAGTTGTACCGGCTGCATGCCTTGATCAATGTCTGCCTGGATTGTGGCGGGCTGGGTGTCAAATTCGAAAATTCGGGAGTCGCCCATTCGGCGGCTGACTGGCGGGCCAAAAACTTTGCTGAAGATACGCTGGACCTGTTGCAGTCGCATGTGATGCTGGTGGGATGTGAGACGCATTTTTACAGCACCGGCATGCACATCTTCGGGATGCCCGATGCAGCGGTGCCTGCGACCGTAGAGAATCGCGAGGCCGCGTTCCTGTTGACCGAGTTCAATCACTACCAGATGTGCGAGTCGCCTGTGTTTGAAGAGGGGCATACGTTTTCGACGAGTGCAGACGCGCCTTATTATCGCATCTCCCGAAAAGATGACTGGATCAATGCGGACGAAGAATGCTTTGCTAATCCGTTCGGCAGATATCTGCTGGAGCCACTGGACCTCCCGGCCTGA
- a CDS encoding dual specificity protein phosphatase family protein, whose amino-acid sequence MRIGFLLLLIAVLLLLAAGMYQGLWWLLLWPAFSFALVAAGYFGLGPRVFNKSEAGLVPLFNRCLLFPYLLYLNGVWHGARLLRPEPPWNQLTENLFVSRRLLSHELPAEIVHVIDLTCEQSEPRAQRLRGYHCFPILDREAPSVAVLSEWIPQVAALQGPVLIHCAEGHGRTGLFTAALLLYIRQSASVEEALRFIQSRRPLVRLSGAQRRVLQTFYEGLETEAAFPVADGTRSDDD is encoded by the coding sequence ATGAGAATCGGTTTTCTACTGCTGCTGATTGCGGTGCTGCTGTTGCTGGCCGCCGGGATGTACCAGGGGTTGTGGTGGCTGCTGCTCTGGCCTGCGTTCAGCTTTGCGCTGGTGGCGGCGGGGTATTTTGGTCTCGGTCCCCGGGTGTTTAACAAATCGGAAGCGGGGCTGGTGCCGTTGTTCAATCGGTGTCTGTTGTTTCCCTACCTGCTGTATCTGAACGGGGTCTGGCATGGGGCGCGGCTGTTGAGGCCGGAGCCGCCCTGGAATCAGTTGACGGAGAATCTGTTTGTCAGTCGGCGTCTGTTGTCCCATGAGCTGCCGGCGGAGATTGTGCATGTGATTGATCTCACGTGTGAGCAGAGTGAACCACGGGCGCAGCGATTGCGCGGCTATCACTGCTTTCCCATTCTGGATCGAGAAGCACCGTCGGTTGCTGTGTTATCTGAATGGATTCCCCAGGTCGCGGCGTTGCAGGGACCTGTATTGATTCACTGTGCTGAAGGCCATGGTCGGACGGGGCTGTTTACCGCGGCGCTGTTGTTGTATATCCGGCAGTCTGCGAGTGTGGAAGAGGCGCTGCGTTTTATTCAGAGCCGGAGACCTCTGGTGCGCTTGAGTGGAGCACAGCGTCGCGTGTTACAGACTTTTTATGAAGGGCTGGAAACCGAGGCAGCATTTCCAGTTGCAGACGGGACTCGGAGCGACGATGATTGA
- a CDS encoding ankyrin repeat domain-containing protein produces MAKDLFNAAGHGSLKEAQRFLDKGVDINTPFRTGLTALSNAAFAGQLEMVRFLLSEGADPNRASELGVTPLTAATRNSRVNVIPCLIEAGADLTHRDGEGETCTLIAAMWSTLETLQTLVEVGPVRWIELRKD; encoded by the coding sequence ATGGCAAAGGATTTATTTAATGCGGCCGGGCATGGGAGTCTGAAGGAAGCCCAGCGGTTTCTGGACAAAGGCGTTGACATCAATACGCCGTTCCGCACCGGTCTGACGGCGCTGTCCAACGCAGCGTTTGCGGGGCAGCTGGAGATGGTTCGTTTTCTGTTGTCTGAGGGAGCTGATCCGAATCGGGCCAGCGAACTGGGGGTGACGCCCTTGACGGCTGCGACCCGTAACTCGCGCGTGAATGTGATCCCCTGCCTGATTGAAGCTGGGGCGGACCTGACGCATCGCGATGGAGAAGGGGAGACATGCACGCTGATTGCAGCAATGTGGTCGACCCTGGAAACGCTGCAGACACTGGTCGAGGTGGGGCCAGTCCGCTGGATCGAACTCCGGAAGGACTGA
- a CDS encoding DUF5662 family protein has protein sequence MQEPTPEMVTFYERRTRAHIERVRRNLALLASEWACGEELLARGEVHDASKFEDAERVPYIWLTEYHRCRWRNIPFTYPDGMEARTQAAVRHHVSHNRHHPEFHDDPNEMTDVDLIEMVCDWTAMSEEFGQDGGSARGWAMKTIGERVAFNDEKTRFVFEVIEQLDRLRCEDQKP, from the coding sequence TTGCAAGAGCCGACGCCGGAGATGGTGACTTTCTATGAACGCCGGACGCGGGCGCATATTGAGCGGGTGCGGCGGAATCTGGCGCTGCTGGCGTCGGAGTGGGCGTGCGGAGAGGAACTGCTGGCGCGGGGTGAAGTGCATGATGCGTCCAAGTTTGAGGACGCGGAACGTGTGCCTTATATCTGGCTGACCGAATATCATCGCTGTCGGTGGCGGAACATTCCGTTTACTTATCCGGATGGAATGGAAGCCCGCACGCAGGCGGCGGTGCGGCATCATGTGAGCCACAACCGGCATCATCCGGAATTCCACGACGATCCGAATGAGATGACCGACGTGGATCTGATCGAGATGGTCTGTGACTGGACGGCGATGTCAGAGGAGTTCGGTCAGGACGGCGGCAGTGCCCGGGGCTGGGCCATGAAGACCATCGGTGAGCGGGTCGCTTTTAATGATGAGAAGACGCGGTTTGTGTTTGAGGTGATCGAACAACTGGACCGGCTGCGATGCGAGGACCAGAAGCCATGA
- a CDS encoding macro domain-containing protein, with amino-acid sequence MNLPVSDSFRLQIRLSVIDERLYAAWQRWCGDLTFVEVQHGSIFDIAADAIVSPASSFVFMDGGIDRLYLERFGTHLQDRVQAQIRTDHAGELLVGAATLVETGDAEIPWLIAAPTMRVPLPVDSTINAYLAARAIFLLIREGLIPAGNYAGQPVREQVKTVSIPGLGTGVGRMDPVRCAKQVRAALEDVVLGRFQFPGSTSQIRKRHDRLLGK; translated from the coding sequence ATGAATTTACCGGTGTCTGATTCGTTTCGACTGCAGATTCGTTTGTCTGTCATTGATGAGCGGCTGTACGCGGCCTGGCAGCGGTGGTGTGGTGATCTGACGTTTGTGGAGGTGCAGCATGGTTCTATCTTCGATATCGCAGCAGATGCGATTGTGAGTCCGGCGAGCAGTTTCGTCTTCATGGATGGCGGCATCGATCGGCTCTACCTGGAACGCTTTGGAACACATCTGCAGGATCGAGTACAGGCACAGATTCGCACCGACCATGCCGGCGAACTGCTGGTGGGGGCCGCGACGCTGGTGGAGACCGGTGATGCAGAGATCCCCTGGCTGATTGCTGCTCCCACGATGCGGGTGCCGCTGCCGGTGGACTCGACGATCAATGCTTATCTGGCGGCGCGGGCGATCTTTCTCTTGATTCGAGAAGGGTTGATTCCCGCGGGCAACTATGCAGGACAGCCGGTGCGCGAGCAGGTCAAAACGGTGTCGATCCCCGGGCTGGGAACCGGCGTGGGCAGGATGGACCCGGTGCGGTGTGCGAAGCAGGTGCGTGCGGCACTTGAAGATGTCGTTCTGGGGCGATTTCAGTTTCCCGGCAGTACGTCCCAGATCCGTAAGCGGCATGACCGGTTACTGGGGAAGTGA